A region of the Deinococcus aquiradiocola genome:
ACTGCACGAGGAGACGGGCCTGACGGGCGTGACGCTCGCCCCGTGGGGCACGCTGAGCGGCCCGGAGATGCATCACGTGTACCCGAACGGCGACGAGGTGTTCCTGGTGGGCCGCGCGTTCCGGGGCACCCTGAGCGCGGCGCAGCTGAGCAGGGCGACGCTCGGCAGCGACGGCGAGACGCTGGAACTGCGCGTCTTCGCGCTGGACGACCTGCCTGCCCTGAGCGGCGCGGTGGAACGCTGGGCGGCGCGGCAGCTGCGGGCCGAGCGGGGCCTCCCGGCACGGCCGGACCTGCAGCCGGTCCCGCGTGCCGTGCAGGCGGGCGGGAATCACCTGGCGGAGCTGCGGGCCGTGCTCGGTCCGCGCCCGCTGTTCGCGCCGGGAGCGAACGTGATCGTGCAGGACGACGCGGGCCGCGTGCTGCTGCTGCGTCACGCCGGGACGGGCCGCTGGACGCTGCCGGGCGGCAGTCTGGAGCTCGGGGAGTCGCTCGTGCAGGGCGCGCAGCGGGAACTGCTGGAGGAGACGGGCCTGCGCGCCGCGCAGCTGGAGGAACTGGAGTTCTACGCCGGGGCCGCGTACCGCTTCACGTACCCGCACGGCGACGTGATCGACAACGTCGCCGTGCTGTACCGCGCGCACGGCGTGACGGGCACGCTCACCCCGCAGGTGAGCGAGGTCCTGGAGGCCGCGTGGTTCGCGCCGCCGGACCTGCCCGGCCCGGACGACCTGAGCGGCCCCCTGATCCGCGCCATGCTGCAGCGCCTGCACTCCTGAGCCGGACACCGTACGTGTTGCCTCTCGCTCCACTCGGCCACACCCCGGGGTTCAGCTCCATTTGGGATCAGTCCGGTGCGGGGAGGCTGCGCGTCACGCCTTCCGGCAGTTCCCGCGCGAGGCGTGCCAGGGTGCGTTCGGCCGCGGCGCGCATCATCTTCTCGAAGGCCGCGCCGCCCCACTTCTCGGCGCTCGGGACGCTCAGGTGCGCCGTGAACCGGAACGCGTACGTCAGGGTGGACCCGTCCGCCTGCCCGTCCCCGTTCAGTTCGATCCACGCGCGCTCGTCCGGCAGGGCCTGCGCGTCCAGGCGCGCGCCGCCGGGCGTGTCCGTCACGCGGCTGTGCAGCGGCAGGTCCACCTCGCCCAGCATGGGGACGTTCACGAGCAGCACGGCCCGCACGTCCCGCCCCTGCACCTGCAGGTCCTGCAGGAACCGCACGCCCGCCAGGGACCGGGCCGGGTCGCGCAGGAACGCGAGCGCCTCGGCGGGCGTGCCGGGGTGCTGCAGGATGAAGCGCTGCTCGGCCTCGATCTTCAACGCTCAGTCCACCCACTCGATACTGATGTGCCCCGACTCCAGCGCCGCCTGCAGCTCCTGGTCGGTGGCGCTGCGCAGGCGCGGCAGGTGCGCGAAGCGGGGCGTGGCCGACGCGAAGCCCAGGCGCACGATCACGTCGTCGGACGCGTCGTCCTTGCCGATGCGCCACACGAGCTGCCCCCCCAGCGCCTCGAGGGTCGCGAGCTGGGGGGGCAGCTGGAGGGCGTCGTCGCTCATGCCCGCATTGTAGTGCATTTGCCGGAGCGGCGGTTTCCGCCCCGTGGGGGCTGTGCGTGCGGGAACGGCGTCGTGGAGGGCCTGGGGGCGGGATCAGCCGGGGGTCGGCCGGTCAGTGGGCGAGCAGGTCGGCGCTCAGGTCTTCGGGCTTGATGGCGCCCGTCATGACGGACACCGTGTCGGCCATGCTGATCTTCCTGGGGTTCAGGAGGGCGGCGCGTTTGCCCATGCGGTGCACGTGGATGCGGTCGGCGATCTCGAAGACGTGCGGCATGTTGTGGCTGATCAGGATGACGGGCAGGCCGTTGTCGCGCACCTGCCGGATCAGGTCGAGGACCATGTTGCCCTCGCGCACGCCGAGCGCGGCGGTCGG
Encoded here:
- a CDS encoding NUDIX domain-containing protein, yielding MGDLRTLLGPRPLFSVGVSAVLQDDAGGWLLQRRSDNGLWGVPGGGVEPGETFEEAAARELHEETGLTGVTLAPWGTLSGPEMHHVYPNGDEVFLVGRAFRGTLSAAQLSRATLGSDGETLELRVFALDDLPALSGAVERWAARQLRAERGLPARPDLQPVPRAVQAGGNHLAELRAVLGPRPLFAPGANVIVQDDAGRVLLLRHAGTGRWTLPGGSLELGESLVQGAQRELLEETGLRAAQLEELEFYAGAAYRFTYPHGDVIDNVAVLYRAHGVTGTLTPQVSEVLEAAWFAPPDLPGPDDLSGPLIRAMLQRLHS
- a CDS encoding DUF3809 domain-containing protein, with amino-acid sequence MKIEAEQRFILQHPGTPAEALAFLRDPARSLAGVRFLQDLQVQGRDVRAVLLVNVPMLGEVDLPLHSRVTDTPGGARLDAQALPDERAWIELNGDGQADGSTLTYAFRFTAHLSVPSAEKWGGAAFEKMMRAAAERTLARLARELPEGVTRSLPAPD
- a CDS encoding DUF3248 domain-containing protein; the protein is MSDDALQLPPQLATLEALGGQLVWRIGKDDASDDVIVRLGFASATPRFAHLPRLRSATDQELQAALESGHISIEWVD